The genomic window GACCGTGCATTGCTTACCTCCCATGTCAAGTATAACATACTGCAGGCTGGTTTCTCCTGAAGATTTTAACttgtcttcctcttcatcaaccCACCTCGCAATCCTAATggatataacaaaatataatagcACTTGTGAGATAAGGATTTGATTGGTTGATTTTAAGCATTTTTGGTATGTAGATATGCAGAAAAACGAGTTTGATATGTCCACACCTTTCTCTTAAGTAGCTTGCATTTGCAAAGTAGATAGGAGCATCAATCTCGAGTATGAGAACACCGGGAACGCTGCTTGTGTTCGTATATTGTTCAACATTTCTGTAGATCATCGAATTTGGAATGTTTCCAAGAATAAATGTTTTTGGTCTTGCGACGAAGAGAAGTAATCTGAGCAAAGAAATTGCCACCTGCACTTGCACAAGGGAATTTAGTATCGAAGGATGGTACGCAGACATTTACGTACGATTGCAAGTTTTAGGCCTTGATAACTAGTGGTCCATACCGCGATGACTAAGCCAATCTCGACACTGCAAAAAACCACACCAGCATATGCGCTTATGCACACGATGAAGTCGAACTTGTCGACAGTCCAAAGATGGATTGCTGCTTCATAATCTATAAGACCTAGCATGGCAGAGATAATAATAGAGGATAGAACCACAAGTGGAGTGTAATGGAACAATGGCGTTAGGAATAACAACGTGACCATGACTGCCAACGCCATGACAATATTCGATACTGCTGTCTTGCATCCTGCATTGAAATTCACAGCCGATCGCGAGAATGGCCCTGGAAATTCCCATTGTATCACCAAAACTCTTAGtttactattataattataacttgGAATTACATTCTTAATTGCATCTGGGAAAGGAAAAATTTATACCTGTTGTGAGATAGCAAGAGGTGCAAGAGCCTACAATGTTCATGGTCCCAAATGCAATCATCTCTTTGTTGCCATCTATATGGTAATTCTTGAACATGGCAAAACTTCTTCCTACTGCTATTCCTTcctgtaattaattaaataattaccgagCCTTACTTACGTGTATATATAcgtctattaattaattatgtaataatTAGATAGTacaatttctcttattttatagGATTTGCTAATTATAATGCATTTAGGAGGTCCAAATTAAAATACGTACGAAACCATCTAGCTGAATTTGTGGTGTCCATAAATAAATAGCTTATTAATGCTCTTACGAGGCAAGAGGGGCACGTCTTAGATGAGCTTATATCTTTAGGTGTCATGGtagttttttaagattttgataatgattgttttttaaaatattttttatttaaaaatatattaaaataatattatttaaaatttatttttaatacattaaaacaatttaaaattatataaaaaatatccttttctaaatccaaaaaaaaaatatcttttttaataatcggataaaaacacataaaatagtAGAGGATAAGGTTGGTTGCTTACGGCAAGGGCTATGACACCAGTGATGATGCCAGTTTTAATAGCTGTCGAAAGATAAGGAGATACAAACACGAGATCCGCAAAGGACGGTGGATTTAGCCCCTTCTTCAAGTGTCCTATCTGAATAAAATACACCAGCGCGCATGCAACAAAAAACACCACATTAGATCGGAAACAAATACGACTAAAAACCAACCCACCAATGACTCATCAGGTCTGGGAAAATCAAAGTCGAGGTGATTGGTAGGGTCCACTCAGCCTATTATTGGCTGGAGCCCACAACTTGGAACGGAGCAATTATTTGGATCGGGCCCAAAAGACAAAATCCAAGTACCCAACAGGCCAAACCCACATGGAGGATGGATCTTGGCCTCATCTAATAGCATACTAAGCCACCCTTTGTGGTGGTCCAACCCTAATATACAATGGGACTGAATCTGTCTGCGTGCAACTTGCAACTCACGCTTACTTTACAGAACAGTAGCAGCATTGACAGTCACAGAGACTTGTGTTCCCTAAAAAAcgtaaacaaatacaaacaagaAGGCACTCTATCGATAATTCATGGGAATGCTCACCACTTGAACTCCATGTTTCTCGGCATGAGTGAGGTAGACGAGGATGCTTCCTAGAATAACCGACGTCAATGGTGCCATTGCTGATACCCAAAAGAATCTTGGTTTTCTCTTGCTCTGTACAAATAGTCAATCATCaactcattaattattatttcactccattattaaattaatcagatGAGCATATTATTACATGCAACACGACAACATCAACATATGTATGTATACATATGTTAGTGTAGTTGCATTGAAAAATGAGCTCAGAAATTCCTCCAGAATTCCAGTCAGGGAGTTGGATTTAAAAGTCATTGTTTCTTGTTCTTAGTAACCAACAAGTTGAAAATGAAGGCATGAAGAGGAATGATTAATCATACCAAACAACAGCATCTTTTACTATTATCTACAAGatcattaatatattttgtagaGTGAAGCAGGTAAAGAGAGAATTTTGAtcccaaattaaattatttaaattggccGGTATATAGAAGATATTGAGAAAGATGAGTGATAGTGaatcaattcatatatatatatatatatatggtggcCCTTGTTTCTTTATATGGTAGTAAATTCATTTCTTCTGTTTAGTTTTGGCCGCGACAAGTGGGGCAAGTCGCAACATGAAATCAGAATAGCAATCTGCAATTATGTGAAAGATTGAAACTATGGAGGCAAGAAAATTATGCTGTACAAAAATACTTTACTTACGAAGTATCGAGTGATGAGAAGAAAGAACAGGAAGCAAAAGCCCAGAATGGCACTTTCCCATCTCCACtgcattaataataataataatcaagaatCATTGTTGGCTTAACTtctttcaacattatatttaatGTCTGAAGGAGACATTTTATATAGAGCATGGCACACTTATTTATGTTTGTTGTAATATAGTGTGATAAGTGGATAATGATAGCACACATGCAAAGATCAACGGACCTGATGTGTTTGGGAGAAGACAGAACGCAAGACGGAGACAAGATCCGTTGAATGGGTGAAATGATCAAGCCCAAGAATCCCTTTCAGCTGTTGCAGGATGACTACAGTTGCTGCTCCTGCCATAAAGCCTATTATCGTTGCATGTGACAGAAAATCCACTATAAACCCTAGCCTGCAGCACAGTAAACACAGCAAGTATTAAGAAAACCGTAAAAGGAGATATCAGCATGTTCTTATTGCTTGAAGTGTCTTTATCCTTGTTGACTGTTTACCAAATCTGAAAATAATAGGTCAATCACCGTTTATGGTTCTTcttaattattcatatatataccaaaaaaagtaagaaaagaaGGAACTCTTGCAACACAGAGCAGCAAAAGACAAGAAGGCCAGCTACTTACCTTAATAAGCCAAGGGAAGCTTGAAACACTCCGGCAAAGAATGTGGCAGTGAATGCAAGATGGAGATAAAGTTTGGGGTTCTCATTAGCATTAACTTCATTCCCTAACATAGATGCTGTGAGGAGAGATGCAACAGCAACGGTCCCCACTGCCAAATCTCTTGAACTTCCCATCATTGCATAAACCAATGGCGGAATAAAGCTTGAATCTGCATGCGTTTAGACACAAATTCTATGAGAAACTGCTCTTATATCAATCAGTTCAGCTAAAATCTGCTCTATGTTGGTGATTTTCATACTAGAACTTACATAGACCGAGAATTGGTGGCAAGTTGGCTAGCTTGGCATAACTTATCCCCTGAGGAATAGCAAGACTAGCGATGGTGATCCCAGAAATAAAATCACTTCTCAAGAAATCAAAAGTGTAACTAGGGGCCCAATCGAAAATTGGAAGGAAATATTTTATGCCTAAGACGAATCTTCGCGAAGTGGGCTGGTTCTTGAATTGCCTGAGAGGATCATCAGGAAAGAAAGTCTCTTTAAGATTATATTTCAGCGACTTCACAAATGGTTGCGGtggtggaatcgctactcgacGTGCACACTCCGCGTTAGTGGAAGGAAAAACATAGTCGGCGTTGCCCATATGCACAAGATTTGGATTTAGCTCTAAAATTtggttaatttgtttaaatgtaTGTGCGTGGCTATGCTCTAAATCTCAAGAGATGGTGGGTGGAGAAGATAATAAAGAGAGAGGAGATCGCCGGCGTTGTGAGAGTAGTGAGAAGTGTGCGGACTGGCCACGGATTTATAGAGGGGGGGACTGGACTCTAAGGAGATGGGTGTGGACTGttgagaggggggggggggttagCATTTTCAATGGGGTATGAAAGTAATTTTGTACGAAAAAAGTGTACAgttattcaaaaatttattttatttttctgtattCTTTTTAGCCTTGCCTTCCCACCTCGTGCCCTCTGATTTTGCTTTTGAAGTAAGGTCTCCTCTCCCTACCACAGAGAGGCAAAATCCAGGAAGCCCCCttctattttataaatataggaCGGCTGTATTTTTCTGGCCACCAGGGAATGTCATTGTGACTTGGTGCACTGCCATTGGATAGTTCTTGAAGTGGAGGTCAACTGGAGACGTGTTAGATAGCCGTTGGTTATTGAGATGTTATACCTGCTTGACCAAATCTTTGATGCGGCCCCAAATTGCAACTCGTATTTTTAGACCTAATGGCGCCTAACTTTACAGGCAATCCATGTACAAGAAAATTAACCTGTGAGTACTTAATGTTGTCCGCAAGACAAAATCCTCGTTAAATCAACTTTGAACAACGCCTAATGTATGATTTTCGGATCTTTATGTCGGAGTTGATTGCTTACTTTTTCATAGCTGTATGATTGCAGAAAGAAAGAGATTGCCCCTCCCCAGGAAAAATCAAGCTTAAGTGCAACATTAAAACTTTGACTTCATATTCTGGGCGtcatatataagaaataaatatataataattcgGCAGTACGAATTAGAAGGAGATAGTTGCGTGAGTAAAAAGCATAATTGTTAGACGTTAAACCTTGCAAATGAAGggttttaaataaagaaatattctaCATTAATTACCAAACAAATAGCTTAGAAGAGGGTCAATTAACGTTAACTCTCCAACTTCTATAAGTGTCAACATCTCGAACGTAATCTTTTAAATATGAAGGCTCTATGTTATATTTCTAACTAGAGCAAGCTAAAGAAAATTGTACGTGGAGATCCAAATTGTTGGTATCTATCATTATACGGCCGGTAcctcttctttttaattagaaCGGTGCTGGATTGCGGATATCAAAGGTCGGAATCCATGCACTTGAGCAGGCATAGCTAGAAACTCCTACCATTTTCCTTTCTAATTATTgctcaaacataaaaaaaggaaacccAACATTGATAATTTGAAGCCTGAGGTCCAAGAGGCGAGGACATGATTTCTGCTAGTTACGAAGGTTGACTGCTAATAGAAGCTGATGCAGAGAGAAAACAAAAgcgttttgctttgttttaacgAGAGAGAAATCAAAAGCATTTTGTTCTCAATGTCCACAATTCTAGTACCAAACGCAAGACCATATGtggaattaatatattataattaaactaCCCTATCTGCTTGAGGGGACATCCTATCTCCAtgtctaaaattaattagtctTTGGGTCAAACATGAAACGCATACGAGTCTAGAACGCTAAAACACCACACGTACGGTTGCTTTTTACCGGCCAAATTTGACGGCCCCGGGGCCTTGGCTGACTTGGATACCACTTACCGGCAATGAAACGGAAGGTCTGTTTAGGAAACGTGTTAACATCATGTGTGACCATCttacattttcttgattttgtgcACGAGATTAATGTACCCACCTGGCTTAGTTGTCATGTACAAATTGCAAACAACATAGAGTGGTGGATCTAACTCATTTAATCAGATTTTGTTGCCAAGTCGtggagtttttctt from Populus trichocarpa isolate Nisqually-1 chromosome 5, P.trichocarpa_v4.1, whole genome shotgun sequence includes these protein-coding regions:
- the LOC7464700 gene encoding sulfate transporter 3.1 isoform X2 translates to MGNADYVFPSTNAECARRVAIPPPQPFVKSLKYNLKETFFPDDPLRQFKNQPTSRRFVLGIKYFLPIFDWAPSYTFDFLRSDFISGITIASLAIPQGISYAKLANLPPILGLYSSFIPPLVYAMMGSSRDLAVGTVAVASLLTASMLGNEVNANENPKLYLHLAFTATFFAGVFQASLGLLRLGFIVDFLSHATIIGFMAGAATVVILQQLKGILGLDHFTHSTDLVSVLRSVFSQTHQSKRKPRFFWVSAMAPLTSVILGSILVYLTHAEKHGVQVIGHLKKGLNPPSFADLVFVSPYLSTAIKTGIITGVIALAEGIAVGRSFAMFKNYHIDGNKEMIAFGTMNIVGSCTSCYLTTGPFSRSAVNFNAGCKTAVSNIVMALAVMVTLLFLTPLFHYTPLVVLSSIIISAMLGLIDYEAAIHLWTVDKFDFIVCISAYAGVVFCSVEIGLVIAVAISLLRLLLFVARPKTFILGNIPNSMIYRNVEQYTNTSSVPGVLILEIDAPIYFANASYLRERIARWVDEEEDKLKSSGETSLQYVILDMGAVGNIDTSGIGMLEEVKKVMDRRELKLVLANPGAEVMKKLNKSKLIEKIGQEWMYLTVGEAVGACNFMLHTRKPDPLREESEAYNKV
- the LOC7464700 gene encoding sulfate transporter 3.1 isoform X1, encoding MGNADYVFPSTNAECARRVAIPPPQPFVKSLKYNLKETFFPDDPLRQFKNQPTSRRFVLGIKYFLPIFDWAPSYTFDFLRSDFISGITIASLAIPQGISYAKLANLPPILGLYSSFIPPLVYAMMGSSRDLAVGTVAVASLLTASMLGNEVNANENPKLYLHLAFTATFFAGVFQASLGLLRLGFIVDFLSHATIIGFMAGAATVVILQQLKGILGLDHFTHSTDLVSVLRSVFSQTHQWRWESAILGFCFLFFLLITRYFSKRKPRFFWVSAMAPLTSVILGSILVYLTHAEKHGVQVIGHLKKGLNPPSFADLVFVSPYLSTAIKTGIITGVIALAEGIAVGRSFAMFKNYHIDGNKEMIAFGTMNIVGSCTSCYLTTGPFSRSAVNFNAGCKTAVSNIVMALAVMVTLLFLTPLFHYTPLVVLSSIIISAMLGLIDYEAAIHLWTVDKFDFIVCISAYAGVVFCSVEIGLVIAVAISLLRLLLFVARPKTFILGNIPNSMIYRNVEQYTNTSSVPGVLILEIDAPIYFANASYLRERIARWVDEEEDKLKSSGETSLQYVILDMGAVGNIDTSGIGMLEEVKKVMDRRELKLVLANPGAEVMKKLNKSKLIEKIGQEWMYLTVGEAVGACNFMLHTRKPDPLREESEAYNKV